In the Verrucomicrobiota bacterium genome, CGGACAGGAAGTAGCTGAAAAAATGTTTTAATGGCAACCAATGGGTTGCGGATCTCGTGAGCCAGACTGGCTGCAAGTAGGCCAACAGATGCGAGCTGTTCGGAGTTTCTAACCTGACGAACGATTTGGCTATGCTCCAATAATGGCCGGAAAGTTTCGCACAACAATTTCAGAGTCTGACCATCGGAATAAGTGTATGGATTTTTGGATGCCGGTCGGCCCAAGCCTACCATAAAGGCCACGTTTTGTTCAGCATCTTCCAATACCACCAGCATGATTCGAAGATTATTTTCTTCAAAGAAAGTCTTCAGGCCCTTGACGGCCCCAATTTCCCGAACGCGCTCCATGCTTTCATAGGATTCCCAACCATGCTGAACGAGGTGATTAACTTCGTTGCTGCTCATAGCCATTTTGACGTTCTCATACTCGAGATATTCTTCATTCGGCATAAATACAGCCGCATGGTCGGTGCCAGCCCATTCCATCAGAATTTCCTGGAACCGTGCCTTAATCAATTCTTCATCCGCGTGTTCTTTTCCTAAATCGTATATGCGTTGAAGCGCGAGTTCGTTGGAGGATTTCTTCTTCTCTATAAAACGTTCCAGGAATTGCTCCAATAAATTGTTTCCCGGATAGATGCTCAATAGAACCACAACCAAGGCGAGTACCTGGGCGTAATCGTCGGAAAAAACTTCACCCGTTATTCGTTTGATCACAAGAAACTCCAAAATTCCTGCAGCCAGGATGACCAAATATTTGATCGAGGTTGCGGTTAGGTACCGCGGCTCGTAGATCCTCCGATTGGTCATGGTGAATCCCGAGATGCTGTAGTATCCAACTACCAGGATTGGGGCCAGTTTCATCAGTTCGGTAGCGCCCATGGCTCCACTTCCAGTGGTGAATATGAATGCCCCCAGGGCGAACAAACATCCGGTCGCGAATACTTTTAGGTCTAGTTTCACAATACCGTCAGCGACCTTAAGGGCGCGGTAGGATTGAACGCCTAGAAATATGAGTGAAACCAGAGAATATATCCCATGAATGTACCACCCCCAGCCGAAAAGAAGGCCACCTCGCACAGACCCAGGCTTTAAAAACCAATCGGTTTCAGTCAACCAGAGGCCCGCCAGTCCAATAATAAAGTAGGGGGCGGTTTTCTTGAAGAGCCCACCCAGGTTAATATTGGGCATTACAATGGATTCTTTCAGACAGAAAAATGCCCATGGCACCATTCCGCCGAATCCCACCATCTTCCGAATCCAAAACACAGCCTCTGTTGCCGACGAGTAGTTGTGAGCGGTAAATGAGCCCACCCAGAGGGTTGTGATAATACTTAAAAAGCCAAAACTTCGATTTATTGCCCGGTCCGGATTGGCCAAGAATATTAATAGCCCCACCAGGACGTTGGTGCCGGCCGCCAATACTAAAATGATTATAGATTCAAACGAAGTCACAGTATGTAAAGTATCTAGTCAGCAGTTAGAACGACGGTCGAGTTATTGTTTCCAATTCCATGGCAATTCATGATGGCCGTTTTGGGTTTGAGCAGGCGAGGAGTTTTTGACAGGACGAGGGAACAATCAGGATCTTGAAATTCCAGATTGGTGGTGGGCGGTATGAGGCCTGTTTTAAGTGTTATCGCGGTACTAATTAATTGAATGGCACTGGCTGCTCCAAGAGGGTGCCCGATCGTGCCCTTGATCGATCCAGCGGGTATTGAATGGATCCAGTTTCCAAATACCGATTCAAGCGCCTGGGATTCACTGATATCCAGTATAAAATGTCCAGGCCCCCAGGTGGAAATATAATCGACAGATTCCGGTCTCATGCAGGCGTTGTTTAATGCATTTTCGATGACCCAGGCGTAACCGTCTCCTGGCGCATTCCCGAGATCTTTCCCCGAGGAGTATCCGCGTATAGTCGCATAGGAAGGGCGTGGACTGTCCATCGATTCTAAAATCACATAACCTGCACCTTCACCTATAACGCCTAATTCACGAAACACGTCGAATGGTTTTCCAGAAGTTGCGGGATCCTCATACTCAGGAGAAGTCAGTCTCGCAGTCGTTAATTCGGCCATTGGGTGCAAGATCAGTGGTGCTTCTGCACCACCACAAATCGCTATTTTTGCCTGGCCGGATGCGATCAGCTCTGCCCCGGCACAAATCGCATCGCCTCCTGAACAGCAAGCATTCTGAACGGCGGAAATCCTTGTTCGGGATGGAATGAATCGCGCAATGGATTCGGAAATGGCAATGGGGGAATAAGAAAAAGTAGTAAACGGCATAGCCGCCTTTACTCCCTTTTCAGGAACCCGTCGTATGGTCTTAGCGACATGGTCTAAATCCATAAGGGCGGTCCCCGTTATGATCGGAACTTGTCCGACGTTTTCCCATTCGGCCGGACTTATAGCAACGTCTTTCAATGCCATTTCCGCTGCTGCAAGGCCGAGTTGAGTATGACGCGGGAATCGGTTGATCTTTGCTTCCGCTCTTACATATTTGTCCGGGTCAAATCCTTCCACCGGGCATCCGATCGCTTTTTCCAGGCCAAGTTCTTCCAGGTGCGGCAAGTATTTGGCGGTTGATTTTCCTGAGATCAACCCGTTCCAGAATGCCTCGAGGCCAATTCCGCAAGCAGCGATGACTCCAATGCCGGTAATTTTAACCTGCTGCCTCATGAATATCGACCGGGTGCTATCAAATTCAAGGGGTCAAAGAAGTCTTTGAATTTTCGAATTAGCGGCGGCATTTCTAAATGTTCCATCTGGTCTATTCCAGCGCGGTAGGGAGGGAATCCCTTTTCAATGAGGGCTTTTGTCAGTCTTTCCAGTGCATTCCTTACTTTATTTGCTTCTGTGGTTTCAAAATGTAATGTGATGATGGCACTAACCGATCGTTCCACATTCACTATATAGGTGATAGAATATTTATATCCTTCACTGTCGAAAAGTGCTCTTAATTCCTTGGTTGCATTCTTCGATGGAG is a window encoding:
- a CDS encoding ATP-binding protein; the protein is MTSFESIIILVLAAGTNVLVGLLIFLANPDRAINRSFGFLSIITTLWVGSFTAHNYSSATEAVFWIRKMVGFGGMVPWAFFCLKESIVMPNINLGGLFKKTAPYFIIGLAGLWLTETDWFLKPGSVRGGLLFGWGWYIHGIYSLVSLIFLGVQSYRALKVADGIVKLDLKVFATGCLFALGAFIFTTGSGAMGATELMKLAPILVVGYYSISGFTMTNRRIYEPRYLTATSIKYLVILAAGILEFLVIKRITGEVFSDDYAQVLALVVVLLSIYPGNNLLEQFLERFIEKKKSSNELALQRIYDLGKEHADEELIKARFQEILMEWAGTDHAAVFMPNEEYLEYENVKMAMSSNEVNHLVQHGWESYESMERVREIGAVKGLKTFFEENNLRIMLVVLEDAEQNVAFMVGLGRPASKNPYTYSDGQTLKLLCETFRPLLEHSQIVRQVRNSEQLASVGLLAASLAHEIRNPLVAIKTFFQLLPVRYNEPSFREEFSGIIQEEVQRIEDLCQSLLDSSKPSVGTMTAVSLGEIGSAALDLVTSKGRQKGIEMTKDFVVDVDSVMADPSSLRQVLLNILLNAIDAIDQDQNKKRIIVRVYSSQEKVWIEVEDNGKGMSEEIRRNVFKPFYTTKTHGFGLGLTVSGEILNEHDAITRIESEPGVGTKFAIGFNPCHEYS
- a CDS encoding beta-ketoacyl synthase N-terminal-like domain-containing protein, yielding MRQQVKITGIGVIAACGIGLEAFWNGLISGKSTAKYLPHLEELGLEKAIGCPVEGFDPDKYVRAEAKINRFPRHTQLGLAAAEMALKDVAISPAEWENVGQVPIITGTALMDLDHVAKTIRRVPEKGVKAAMPFTTFSYSPIAISESIARFIPSRTRISAVQNACCSGGDAICAGAELIASGQAKIAICGGAEAPLILHPMAELTTARLTSPEYEDPATSGKPFDVFRELGVIGEGAGYVILESMDSPRPSYATIRGYSSGKDLGNAPGDGYAWVIENALNNACMRPESVDYISTWGPGHFILDISESQALESVFGNWIHSIPAGSIKGTIGHPLGAASAIQLISTAITLKTGLIPPTTNLEFQDPDCSLVLSKTPRLLKPKTAIMNCHGIGNNNSTVVLTAD